One region of Ahniella affigens genomic DNA includes:
- a CDS encoding metal-dependent hydrolase family protein, with translation MRYWFAVLFCLVVHHAPAQNVLIHAGKVMVRADRPVLDAQSIVVVDGKVRAVTAGYVSPAQANVPSDTRVLDWKDQTVLPGLIDCHVHLDSDRAGVEAQLAMMTDSIAAQAYEAQVNAKKTLMAGFTTVRNLGDADGVTLALRDAIRDGKVIGPRILDAGRSISTTSGHMDSSLGFRDEFRELLNDGHNLCNGVDSCREAVRLQISRGADVIKFASTGGVNSRIGLGLGAQMFEDEAKAIVDTAHLYGKKVAVHAHGADGINLALKVGADSIEHGTLLDDTGIQLFKQSGAYYVPTLSTINGYIERLKANPDAYSPSVKAKIEWRIGITGQSLKKAHEAGIPIAFGTDAGVSLHGHNADEFELMVKFGMTPAEAIAAATLNAATLLGIEQEVGSLEVGKQADLIAVSGNPLKDVRVLKSINGVVRAGSVYKH, from the coding sequence ATGCGATACTGGTTCGCTGTGTTGTTCTGTCTGGTGGTCCACCACGCGCCAGCGCAAAATGTGCTGATTCATGCGGGCAAAGTCATGGTCCGAGCCGACCGACCCGTACTTGATGCGCAGTCCATCGTCGTGGTGGACGGCAAGGTGCGGGCCGTGACGGCCGGGTATGTCAGCCCTGCCCAGGCCAACGTACCGTCCGACACGCGGGTCTTGGATTGGAAAGACCAAACCGTTCTGCCTGGCCTCATTGACTGCCATGTGCATCTGGATTCCGACCGTGCCGGCGTCGAAGCGCAATTGGCGATGATGACCGACAGCATCGCGGCGCAGGCCTATGAAGCGCAGGTCAATGCCAAAAAAACCTTGATGGCCGGGTTTACCACCGTCAGGAATCTCGGCGATGCCGATGGGGTGACCTTGGCGCTGCGCGATGCCATTCGCGACGGCAAGGTCATCGGTCCGCGGATTCTCGACGCAGGCCGCTCCATCTCCACCACCAGCGGTCATATGGATTCCAGTCTTGGCTTTCGCGATGAGTTCCGCGAGTTGCTGAACGACGGCCATAACCTTTGCAATGGTGTCGACTCCTGTCGCGAGGCCGTGCGGTTGCAAATCTCACGCGGCGCCGACGTGATCAAATTTGCGAGTACCGGTGGGGTCAACAGCCGGATCGGACTTGGTCTTGGCGCGCAAATGTTTGAGGATGAAGCGAAGGCAATTGTCGATACCGCACATCTTTATGGCAAGAAAGTTGCCGTGCATGCGCACGGTGCGGATGGGATCAATCTCGCCCTTAAAGTTGGCGCGGACTCGATTGAACACGGCACGCTGCTGGATGACACGGGGATCCAACTGTTCAAACAGTCGGGCGCCTATTACGTGCCAACCCTGTCCACGATTAACGGCTACATCGAGCGCCTAAAAGCCAACCCAGATGCCTACAGTCCGTCGGTCAAGGCCAAGATCGAATGGCGCATCGGCATCACCGGGCAATCACTGAAGAAGGCGCACGAAGCGGGCATTCCCATTGCATTCGGCACGGATGCTGGAGTCAGCCTGCACGGCCACAATGCTGATGAGTTCGAGCTGATGGTCAAGTTTGGCATGACGCCAGCCGAGGCCATCGCCGCAGCCACTTTGAATGCGGCAACGCTGCTGGGGATTGAGCAGGAGGTCGGCAGCCTGGAAGTTGGCAAACAAGCCGATCTGATTGCGGTTTCAGGCAATCCCCTGAAGGACGTCCGCGTGCTGAAAAGCATCAATG
- a CDS encoding chemotaxis protein CheW has translation MNQIREIRGLMITVTNGKVLLPNANVTEIITYSDPEPIDGAPDWLLGRTRWRGWRVPLVSFSMLAGLAPRDLGTNLKVTVLKALGGNPKLPYLAMMALGFPRLTTISPDVLIPTGDDEFREPGVRHRTLVRDDVAIIPDLIEIERLVDDILHQPVAA, from the coding sequence ATGAACCAGATCCGTGAAATTCGCGGCCTGATGATTACGGTGACCAATGGCAAGGTCTTGCTGCCAAACGCCAACGTGACCGAGATCATCACGTATTCCGATCCAGAGCCTATCGACGGCGCTCCGGACTGGTTGCTTGGGCGTACCCGCTGGCGTGGCTGGCGCGTGCCCCTCGTGTCGTTTTCGATGCTTGCCGGCTTAGCGCCGCGCGACCTGGGCACCAACCTTAAGGTAACAGTGCTGAAGGCGTTGGGTGGCAATCCGAAATTGCCTTATCTCGCGATGATGGCGCTTGGCTTCCCACGTCTGACTACCATTTCACCGGATGTGCTGATTCCGACCGGGGACGACGAGTTCCGTGAGCCTGGCGTGCGCCACCGCACCTTGGTGCGCGACGATGTGGCCATCATTCCCGATTTGATCGAAATCGAACGGCTGGTGGACGATATCCTGCACCAACCCGTTGCAGCCTGA